The sequence GAGGTGGTGTGCGCCGCGCGCAGCCGGCGGCCGCCGAGCCTGCGCAGCGTCTCGCCGTAGAAGCCGGCGCGATGCGACAGCAGCAGGTTGAGCAGGCCGCCGTGGCGCACCATCACGCCCTTGGGCGTGCCGGTCGAGCCGGAGGTGTAGATCAGGTAGGCCAGGTGCTCGGCCGACAGCGGCGCGGCGCGCTCGGCGTCGGCGATCGGGCCGGCCGGCTGCGTAGCCAGCCGGGCCGCCACGGCCGCGTCGTCGAGCGCGACCAGGCGTTCGACCTGCGGCAGCCGTGCGGCCAGGCCGGCGTGAGTCAGCAGCAGGATCGGCCGGGCGTCCTCGCACATGCGCGCCAGCCGCTCGGCCGGGTAGTCGAGGTCGAGCGGCAGGTAGGCGGCGCCGGAAGCCAGCACGGCCAGGATGGCGACCACCGCGTCGGCGCCGCGCGGCAGCGCGACCGCCACCACCCGGTCTGGGCCGGCGCCCTCGGCGATCAGCAGGCGGCCCAGCCGGGCGACGCGGGCCGACAGCGCGGCAAAATCGAGCGCCTCATCGCCGCAGACCAGCGCGCGTTCCGCGCCGTGGGCGGCGACGGTGGCCTGGAAGGCGTCGAGCACCGTCGCCAGCTCGGCCGGCCGCGCCAGTCGCGGGCCTTGCGACCATTGCGCCAGCGCCGCGCGCTCGGCGGCCCCGAGCAGCTCGACCGCGGCCAGCGGCGCCGCGTCGTCGCGCAGCAGCGCGGCCAGGAAGTCGGCCAGCCGGTCGCGGTGCAGCGCCAGCTCGTCGGCGCCGTAGCGGGCCGGATTGGCCGCCAGCTCCAGCGTCAGCGCCTCGCCCTCGTGCCACAGGCCGAATTCGAGGTCCTCGACCGGACCGGCGGCCAGCAGGTGGGTGGTGCCGGCCACGCCGTCGAGATCGAGCGACTGGTCGTAGATCTTCAGGTTGAGCGTGGGGCCGTACAGCGCGCGGCGCGAGCCGACCAGGCCGAGATCGCGCTGGATCTGTTCGGCATCGTAGCGCTCGTGGCGGCGCACGCGGCGCAGTTCGGCCGACAGCTGCTGCGCCAGCGCGCCGAGGCCGCGGGCCGGGTCGACCTCGAGCTGCAGCGGCAGCACGTTGACCACCGGGCCGGTGGCGCGCACCGCGACCGAGCCCATACGGCGCATGAAGGGCACGCCGACCACCAGCCGGGTCTCGCCGCTCATCCGGTGCAGGTAGGCGAACACCGCCGCCATCGCCATCTCGGCGGCGCTGACCTGCAGCGCGCGGCCCTGCTCGGCCAGCCGCGCCAGCCGGCCGGCGTCGAGCTGCAGGCGCTGGCGCAGCACCTCGACGTTGGCGAAGGTCTGCGCCGCACGCGCGTCGCGGCTCGACAACGAGACCGGCGCGGCGAGGCCGGCGGCGTAGTCGCGCCAGAACGCCGCATCGCGCGCACAAGCCTCGCCGGCGCGGTAGGCGGCGTATTCGTCGACCACCCGGGCGAACGGCACGAAGGGGCTGTCGCCGATCGCGCGGCCCCGGCGCAGCGCGGCATAGAGCTCGGCCATGCGGCGGGTCAGCGCGGCGAAGCTGTAGCCGTCGACGCAGAGGTGGTGGTAGCGCTGGTACCAGAACCAGCGCTCGCCGCCCTCGCCGGCGGCCACCCGCAGCAGCAGGTGGCGGTACAGCGGCTCGGCGGCGTCGGCCGGCAGCGGACGGGCCAGGTCGGCCTGCATCAGCGCGTGGGCGGCGGCCAGCGGATCGGCGCCGGCGCTGAGGTCGAGGTATTCGGGTGCGGCCAGCGCCTCGCCCCAGGCTTCGACGCTGCGGGCGGGCGGCAGGTATTGCAGCGGGCCGTCGGCGCTTTCGACCACCCGCGCATGCACGGTGTCGGCCTCGGCCAGGCCCTGGCGGATCGCCTCGGCCAGGCAGCGCGGATCGATGGCGCCGTCGATCTCGACGTAGTGGGCCACGGTGTAGCCGTTGCGGATGGCGGCGATCTGGTCGGCCAGCCAGATGCCGGGCTGGGCGCCGGCCAGCGGCAGCGCGGTGTCGGCGGCGGGGATGGGGTGGGACTGGGCAGTGCTCAACACGATTCTTGACCTCGGTGAGGTGGGGGTACCAGGGGGCCGGCGCGAGCGAAGGCGAGACGCAGGCCGTGGTGTTCGTAGGAGCGGCTTCAGCCGCGAATCGCCGGTGCATCGCCAGCCCGTTCGCGGCTGAAGCCGCTCCTACGGAAGTGCGGACGGCGTCAGGCGCCGCGCACGGCCAGCGGCCGGATATCGGTCCAGTTGCGTTCGAGCCAGTCGACGCAGGCGGCGCGGCTGTCCGGCCCCAGCACCACCCGCCAGCCGGCCGGCACCGCGGCGAAGGTCGGCCACAGGCTGTGCTGCTGCTGGGCATTGGCCAGCACCAGGAAGGGTTGGCTCTCGTCGTCGAAGGGGTTCAGCTGTTCGGTGCTCATGTTCGGTTCTCCTGGGTCGATGCGCCCGGGCCGCAGCGGGCCGGGCGTCCTGCATTGGGATCGGGTGGGAATGGGCGGCGCCGCGCGGCTCAGTCGGCCAGCAGCCAGGCCAGGCCGTCGAGCAGGCCGCCGCGCCAGCACAGGCCGTCGTGGCCGCCTTCGAACAGGCGGTAGCGCACCGTGTGGCCGGCGTCGCGCAGCGCGTCGCACAGGCTGTCGTTGACGTCGATCATCACGTCCTCGCGGCTGCCGACTTCGAGCCAGACCTTGAGCCGGCCGCCCCGGCCGAGCTCACCGGCGTCCAGCTGCTCGGCCAGCCGGCCGCGGCTGCCGGGCTTGCGCGCGCACGGCTCGCCCGGCGGCGCCTGCAGCAGGTCGACCTTGGGCCACCAGAACGAGCCGGACTGGCTCAGCACCCGGCCGAAGCGCTCGGGCCAGTGCAGGCCGGCGTACATCGCACCGAGGCCGCCGAGGCTCTGGCCGGCCACTACGGTCGCGGCGGCGCCGGCCGGCGCGAAACGGTCGAGCCGCGGCAGCAGCTCGTCCTGCAGCGCCTGCCAGAACGCCGGCCGGCAGCCGAACTCGGCTTCGCGGTCGAGCGATTCGATCAGGACGTAGTCGGCCGGCGGCAGGCGGCCGCGGGCGGTGTCGGCATCGAGCGCCGCGGCGATGCCGCGCTCGAACCAGCCCTGGCCGTCGAGCAGCAGCACGCGCGGCCGGCGCTCCGGGGGCCGGCCCTCCGCCGGCCGCGGGCCGGCCGCCGGAGGGGCCGTGGCGTAGAGCCAGACGCGGCGGCCGTTCCAGTCGAGCTGGCGCAGCCGGGCCAGGTCGGCCGCGGGCGCCGTCCCGGCGGCCATGGCGGCGTCGACCGCCTGCCAGGCCGACTGGTCCGGCGCCTGCGGCAAGTGCAGCGCCGACAGCGCCGCGCCCCAGTTGCTGCGGTGGCCGCGCGGATTGAGCGGATCGGCGATCGCGCGGTCCATGATCGAGCGCCACCAGTGCCGCTGCGCCCGATTGCGCGCCTCGGCGTCGCCCTCGAAGGCCGGCGGCAGATCCTTGGCGCCGACCGGGATGAAGGCATAGCTGCCGCGCCAGTCGGCCGGCAGCTCGACCTGCCAGAACCACGCGTCGGTGCCGGCGATGCGCGCCAGCGACTGCGGATCGGGGCTGTGGTGATCGGTCACCGAGTTGACGTCGACGTAGACGCGGCGGGTATCCGAGCGCGTCTCGTCGCCGTGCGGATCGCGCCAGACGAAGGTCGCGCAGACCGTGCGGTCCGATACCGGCTCCTGCAGCGGCACGCCGGCTTCGACCAGCGCCTGCCACCAATGCGGCTGGCCGACCTCGGCCGCCGCCAGCCTCGCCGCCGTGCGCGGCGCTGCCCGATTGAATTCCAAGACCTTCCTCCTGCTTTTATTTATTCGGTGTTCCGCCCGATTCCAGGCCGGGGCGGACCCGCCATCCGTTCTTGCGGCGGGCCTCGGCCCGTGCCGGGACTTGCGCCCCGGCAGGGCATACGGGCGCGAAACCCTTAGAACCAGTAGTCGAGCGTCACGCCGAAGGTGCGCGGCGCACCGACGTCGCCGACGATCACCTCGCCGGTCTTCGGCCAGCGCTCGCTGCCGATGTCCTTGGCGTACATCACGTCCTGGTCGAACAGGTTCTTCACGTAGACGCGCACGCTGAAGGCATCGCGGTCGTAGCCGGCCTGCAGATTGGCCAGCACGTAGTCGCCGGCCTGCTCGCGCCGGTCGTTGTCGATGCCGGAGAAATACTCGCCGGTGTAGCTGACGTTGCCCGCCAGGTACCAGTGATCGGCGAACTTCTGCTTGAAGCCGAGGTTGGCGGTCATCGACGGCGCGGAATCGAACTCGTTGCCCTCGATCGCCTTGCCGTGGACGCCGCCGTCCTTCACCTCGGTGTGCAGCAGGCCGATCGCGCCGTACAGGCTCAGGCTCGGCGAGACGCGGGTCGCGGCATCGACTTCCAGGCCGTAGCTGTTGCCCTTGCCGATGTTGACCAGACGGCGGTTGTAGAGCGCCTGGTAGCCCTTGTACTCGTTGTAGAAAGCGGTGGCGTTGACGCTGAGGCGGTTGTTCAGCAGCACCGAGCGCGAGCTCGCCTCGTAGGTGACGACCTCTTCCTTGGCGTACTCGTAGTAGGCGCTGGTCACCCAGTCCAGGCCGCCGCCGCCGGGGTTGTAGCCCTTGCGCGCGGTGAAGCCCAGCGTGGTGCCCTGCAGCGTGTACTGCAGGCCGAGCTTGGGCAGGAACATGGTCTCGCCCTTGTCGGTGTCGACCTTGCCGGCCCACGGCATGCCGGGCCAGGCGTCGAGGTCGCGCTTCTGCTTCTCGCGCTCGACGCGGGCGCCGGCGACCAGGTCGAGGCGCTCGGCCAGGCCGACGGTGGCTTCGCCATAGCCGGCCACGGTCTCGACCTTGTCGTCG is a genomic window of Chitinimonas koreensis containing:
- a CDS encoding MbtH family protein; the protein is MSTEQLNPFDDESQPFLVLANAQQQHSLWPTFAAVPAGWRVVLGPDSRAACVDWLERNWTDIRPLAVRGA
- the fes gene encoding enterochelin esterase produces the protein MEFNRAAPRTAARLAAAEVGQPHWWQALVEAGVPLQEPVSDRTVCATFVWRDPHGDETRSDTRRVYVDVNSVTDHHSPDPQSLARIAGTDAWFWQVELPADWRGSYAFIPVGAKDLPPAFEGDAEARNRAQRHWWRSIMDRAIADPLNPRGHRSNWGAALSALHLPQAPDQSAWQAVDAAMAAGTAPAADLARLRQLDWNGRRVWLYATAPPAAGPRPAEGRPPERRPRVLLLDGQGWFERGIAAALDADTARGRLPPADYVLIESLDREAEFGCRPAFWQALQDELLPRLDRFAPAGAAATVVAGQSLGGLGAMYAGLHWPERFGRVLSQSGSFWWPKVDLLQAPPGEPCARKPGSRGRLAEQLDAGELGRGGRLKVWLEVGSREDVMIDVNDSLCDALRDAGHTVRYRLFEGGHDGLCWRGGLLDGLAWLLAD